The nucleotide window GTGATGGGCGTGCCTAGTGATGATCCCTGCGGAGCGCAGTCGGGATATAGAGATGGCGCTTGATCTTCTGTGTCGGTGTTTTCTGGAACGGTTCCGCCTGCTCGATGATCCGGTGGATGCGCGCATACAACGGCACCCTGTCGTTGATCTCCTTCTGCAGGTCGGCAAGGAGTGCGTTCGCCTTCTGACGGATATCGGATTCACTGAGCGATTGCAGTGCCTTCTGCAGGCGCTCGTAGTCGAGATGCACCAACGCCACGAGTCGCTTCTGGTGCTCATACACCACCGATTCGCGGACGTGCTCGAACTCGTTGATAACGGCTTCGATCTCTTCGGGATAGATGTTCTTCCCGCTCGGGCCCAGGATCATGTTCTTGGAACGGCCCTTGATGAAAATGAAACCATCCGCATCGATCACGCCAAGGTCGCCCGTGCTCAACCACCCGTCGTCGCTCAGGACCTGCCGGGTCTTCTCTTCATCTCGGTAGTATCCCTTCATCACCGTGGGGCCCTTCACCATGATCTCGCCCTCCCCCGTCCGGGGATTGGGATCCTGGATACGGATCGTCGTCCCACGCAGTGCGGGGCCGGTCGAGCGCAACCGCGTCCGTTCGGGACCGGTGCCCGCGATCAGGGGTGCGGTTTCCGTAAGGCCGTAACCGATCGCATACGGGAACTTCGCTTCGCGCAGGAACGACTCCACGTCGGGTGCCAGCGGCGCGCCATCGATGCAGAACAACCGCAGCTCACCACCGAAGGTCCGCAGGAGTTTCTTGCCGGCGATCCGGTGGAGTGCCTTGCGCAGCACCGGCACCCCTATCGCCTTTCTCAAGAGCGCACTCTTCATCAGCTCCGGCTGGATCTTCGCCTTGTAGATCTTTTCGATGATCAGCGGTACGGACAACATGACCGTGGGCCGAACCCGTGTGAGCGCCGGGAGAAGGACCGGGGCGGTGGGCGGTTTGTCCATATAGTACACACTGGACCCCCTCACGATCGGCAGGATCATGCCAAGGGTGCTCTCATACGTATGGGGCAAGGGGAGGATCGACAGCATGCGATCGGTCTCGTCCAGCGACACGATCGTCATTGTTGCTTCAACATCCGACAGCAGGTTGCCATGCGTGAGCATCACGCCCTTGGAGTGGCCCGTCGTCCCCGACGTATACACGATCGACGCCAGGTCATCGGCAACCGGGAGGCGTTCGGGCACGGCGTACACCGTGGACGGTGCCGCGTGCACATCCAGGATCGGTGTTCCATCGTCAGGATCGGTCTCTCCGGCGATGACCTGCTGCCAATTCTCGAGGAGCACGATCGCCCCCGTTTCCGACGGGGCAAGCTCGCCGATCTTCGTGAGAAGGCGGCGCGACACGAACACCGCTTTGATCTCGGCGTGACGCAGGATCCGGGCGATGTCCGACGAATGGAAATCCGGGAGAATAGGCACCGCAACCGCACCGGACGCGGTGATGCCAAAGTACGCCGCCACCCAGTTCGGCATATTCTCGGACAGTAGTGCGACGCGGTCACCGAAGCCGATGCCCGCTCCCTTCAGGAATGCACCCACCTGCTGTGCACGCTGCCAGAGCACATCATAGGTCATAGAGTCGCCGTCGACCAAGGCGACCGACGGACGGGAGCCGAAGCGTTGCGCGGACTGCTCGAGCGCACGACGCAGTGAACGGGGGAATGATGACATGGGTCCTGCCTGCAACGTCTGAGAGGGGAGATTTGGAAGTACGCCGTAAAATACACAATCCCCCGGATACTCACAAGCACCGGGGGATCGGGTGGAACGAGAGAACTGCCTGAGGGGCGGAATTCAGATCGTATCGAGCGCCCGGCGGAACGCCGCGGTCCACACACGGGTGCCACCCGGCGAAGGATCGCTCTCCAGCTGCCGGAGAAGTGCCGAACCCACGATCACGCCGTCGGTGTCGCGGGCAAAGGTCACCGCATCCTCAGGCCGCGAGATCCCGAATCCCACGAGCATCGGGTTGCGCGTGACATGCGCACGCACCGCACGGACGTTGTCGAGCGCCGAACCGGCCACGGCCCCGCCGGTCACGCCGGTGGTGGACACGCAGTACACGAATCCCGACGACGCAGCATCGATCGCACGCACGCGCGCCGGAGGCGTCGTGGGCGTCGCGAGCAAGATCCCGGCCAATCCCGCGGATGTCACCGCCGGCGCATACGAGCTCCACTCCTCCAGGGGCAGCTCGGGAAGGATCAGGCCGTCAACCCCGGCAGCAGCCGCATCGACGAAGAATCTGTCCACTCCATAGCGCATGATCGGATTGAGATATCCCATGAGCACCAGTGGGACACCGGACCGCTGCCTGATCCGTGCAACGAGTTGCAGGATCCACGGCAGGGTCACGCCGTTCGCGATCGCCGTGCCGGACGCCTTCTGGATGACCGGACCATCGGCGAGGGGGTCCGAGAACGGAACCCCGATCTCCACGATGTCCGCCCCGCCATCCTCAAGTGCGCACACGAGGTCTGCCGTTGCATCCAGTGTCGGATACCCGGCGGTGAGGAACATGGCAAGCGACCGCCTGCCCTTCGTTGCATTGCCGCTCAACCGTTCTTGGAGTTTCATCGTCATAGGTTCGCGTATGTTGTCATATCCTTGTCACCCCGCCCCGACACGTTCACCAGGATGAGGGGTGAGCCGGTGGTGCGCGGCGCGAGCTTTTCCAGCCATGCAAGAGCATGCGCAGACTCGAGCGCGGGGATGATCCCTTCGAGGCGGGAAAGCAGTTTCGCCGCGGCAAGGGCTTCCTGATCTGTCACGGCAACATACTCCACCCGCCCGGCATCCTTCAGCGCGCTGTGCTCGGGGCCGACGCCGGGATAGTCCAATCCCGCGGAGATCGAGTGGGCAAGTTGCACCTGTCCGTCATGGTCCTGCAGCAGATAGCTGAGGGAACCGTGCAGGACACCGGGAGCTCCCAGCGAGAGCGTCGCGGCATGCTGCCCGGACGTGAGGCCGTGCCCGGCAGCTTCGACGCCGATCATGCGTGCCCTCGTGCCCAGGAACGGCTCGAAGAGCCCGATGGCGTTGCTCCCTCCCCCGACGCACGCCAGCAGGATATCCGGATCGCGTCCTTCAGCGGCACGCACCTGCTGCATTGCCTCTTCACCGATCACGCTCTGGAAATCGCGAACGATGGCGGGGTACGGATGAGGGCCAACGACCGATCCGATGATATAGAATGTATCGCGGACGTTGGTCACCCAATCCCGGATCGCTTCGCTCGTCGCATCCTTGAGCGTGCGCGTCCCGGAATGGACCGGCACCACGCGCGCACCGAGCATTTCCATCCTGCGCACATTCAACTGCTGACGCTCGATGTCCTCGTCGCCCATGTACACATCGCAGGCAAGTCCCATCCGCGCGGCCACCGTGGCCGTTGCCACCCCATGCTGCCCGGCACCCGTCTCGGCAATGATCCGCTTCTTCCCCGATCGTTTTGCCAGAAGGATCTGACCGATGGTGTTATTGATCTTGTGTGCCCCGGTATGGCAGAGATCCTCCCGCTTCAGGTAGATCTTCACCTTTCCGTAGTGTGCGGCAAGGCGGTCGGCGCGTGTGATCGGCGTGGGCCGCCCGGCAAAGGTCGTCAGGAGTTCGCGCAGCTCTGCCGTGAATGCCGGGTCCTTCCGCGCGTCCTGATACAACGCCTCGAGTTCGTCCAGCGCGGGAATGAGGGTCTCGGGCACATAGCGGCCACCGTACGCTCCGAAATAGCCCCGTGCATCGGGCATACCTCCGGGAGCAAGTGCAGCAGGAGCGTGTGTCATGTGGTGCTTCCTTCGTTCAGTGTTCTTCCAACCACCGGCGCGAGCCGGCGGATATCATCCATCAGCGCAGCAAAGCGGGATGGTTTCAAGGACTGTGCGCCATCCGAAAGTGCGGCAGCAGGATCCGGATGGACCTCGATCATCAGCCCATCCGCCCCCGCCGCGATCGCGGCCATGCTCATCGCCGGAACAGCTTCCCAGATCCCGACACCGTGACTCGGATCCACGATCACAGGCAGGTGGGTGAGCCGCTTGAGGACGGGGATCGCATTCAGATCCAGCGTGTTCCGTGTCGCCGTTTCGAACGTCCGGATCCCCCGCTCGCACAGGATGATCTGCAGGTTGCCGCGGCTCGCGATGTACTCTGCCGCCATCAGCAGTTCCTCGATCGTCGCGGCGATGCCGCGTTTGAGCAGCACCGGTATGCGGAGTTCGCCGACGGCCTCCAGGAGACTGAAATTGCTCATGTTCCGTGCGCCGATCTGCAGCACGTCCGCCACTTCCGCCACGGCGGGGAGGGTGCCCGTATCCTTCACTTCCGTCACGATCGCAAGCCCCGTCTTCTCGCGCGCCTCGCGGAGAAGGACCAATCCTTCTTCCTTCATGCCCTGAAAACTATACGGCGACGAACGTGGTTTGAATGCGCCGCCCCGCAAGAACTGTGCACCTGCCGACTTCACGTTTCGCGCAACGGTAACGATCTGCTCCCGGCTCTCCACCGAGCAGGGCCCGGCCATCACCGCAAGTTCGGGCCCTCCAATGCTCGCTGTCCCGACCTTGATCACGCTGCTCTCCGGCCTCGCCTCACGACCGACGAGCTTGTACGGCTTGGAAACCGGTATCGCCCGTTCCACACCGGGCAGGATCGTGAACACATCCGCGGCGATCGCGCCGTGATTACCGGTGATGCCGATGGCCGTCCGCTCCGCCCCGGGTATCTCGTGGGCCCGGAATCCGAGATCGCCGATCTTCAGCATCACTTCCCGGACCTGGTCCGGCGTCGCATCCTGTCGCATCAGGACGAGCATCTGTCATCTCCCTTGTGCTTCACGTGAACGATCCCATGCCAACGCCTTGAGTGCCGCATGGACGAACGCCCTCACCTTCTCATGATCCTTGATACCCGGCGCCACTTCCACGCCGCTGCTCACGTCCACACCCATGGGACGTGCTTGTCTGATCGCTTCCGCAACATTCGCCGGCGAGAGTCCGCCGCCCAGGATCACGGGCCCATGCCCGGCAGCCGCCCGTGCGATGCTCCAATCGAACACCTGGCCGGTACCGCCATGCACACCGGCAACGAAGGTGTCCAGCACGTGGGCATCCACGCGATATGTTCCCACGCTGGCCGGATCGAAATCGGGTCCCACACGGTGTGCCTTCAGGACGCGGACCGGCAGGCCTTCCGTCTCCGCCGGCGACTCCTCCCCATGCAATTGTACCGCCTTCACCCCGCTCCTCCGGATCGCATCGAGGATCGCGGCGCGTGGCGCATTGACGAACACGCCGACCGTCACGATATCATTCGGGATGGACCGGACGATGTCCGCAACGGCATCAGGGCTGATGCACCGCTTACTCGAAGGCACGAAAATGAAGCCCAGCATGTCGGCACCCGCATCGAGCGCGCACAGGGCATCGTCACGCCTGGTGATCCCGCAGATCTTCACCCTCATGCGCGGACCCCGGCAAGCACGTCCCGGAGTGCCTCACCGGGATCGGGAGCCCGCATGAACCCTTCGCCGATCAGGAATGCATCGATGTTGTGGGACCGCAGCATGCGTATATCTGCAGCGGACTGGATACCTGACTCGCTCACGCAGACCACATCGGAACCGATCAGGCCGCGCAGTCGCACCGACGTCTGCATATCCGTCGCAAATGTCGCAAGGTCACGATTGTTGATCCCGACCACGGGGAATCTTCCGCCCTCCAGCGCACCCACTTCCTCTTCATTGTGCACTTCCACGAGGACGCCGAGGCCGAGTTCATCGGCAAGGGCTTTGAGCTCATTCAGCAGGATGCGGTCCAGGGCGGCGACGATGAGCAGGACCGCATCGGCCTGGTACGCTCGCGCTTCATGAAGTTGATAGGGGTCAAGGATGAAATCCTTGCGGAGGACAGGCACCGCATGTCCTGCACGAGCAAGCGCCATGTAGTCCAGATGGCCCTGGAAGAACGGAACATCCGTGAGCACGGAGAGCGCCGCGGCGCCCGCCGCTACATACGACCGTGCGATCGCCGGTACGTCCATATCAGCGCGGATGACGCCCCGGGAGGGCGATGCTGCCTTGATCTCCGCGATGACCGCGGGGGAACGTTGGCGCAGGGCAAGTTCGAATGGCCGGCGGGGCACGTGATAGCCGGGCATATCCATCAGTGCGGCAAGCGGGGCCCTCTGCTTACGGGCGTCCAGGTCCTCCTGTGTGCGCCGGAGGATCGCGTCGAGATAGGTGCTCATGCTCTGTTCGTGAACTCCACCAGTGCCTTGAGGGTTGCCAGCGCGCGGCCCGAGTCGATCGCTTCCGCCGCGAGGCGTGTCCCGGCCGTCAGGTCGGCGGCCTTGCCTGCCACAAAGATCCCCATCCCTGCGTTGGCGAGAACGATATCACGACCCGGAACCGGTTCGGCCTGGAGGATGCTGAGCGCAATACGGGCATTTGTTTCAGGATCCCCACCCTTCACGGCGTCGTGCGGCGCTGTCGCAAGCCCGAAATCGGAAGCTTCGACGATATACCTGCGCACAGGCCGATCCCCTCCCACCTCGTGGACCGACGTCGGCCGTGCGAGGCTCACTTCATCCATCCCGTCATCGCTGTGGATCACGCACGCTTTGTCCGTGTCCAGCACGTGCAGCGCACCGGCGAGCCGCCGGGCCACATCATGATGATAGGTCCCGAGCACCTGGCGCCGCACGCTGGCAGGGTTGGTGATCGGACCGAGCATATTGAAGATGGTCCTGACGCCAAGCTCCTGACGCGCTTTCGCCGCGAACTTCATCGCGGGATGGAACAACGGAGCGAACAGGAACCCGATCCCGACGGTATTCACGCACGCCTCCACGCGGTCCGGTGCCAGTTGTGTCTTCACGCCGAGCGCAGCGAGCACATCGGCGCTGCCGCTGCGGCTCGACACGGAGCGGTTGCCGTGCTTCGCAACGGTCACGCCCGCGCCGGCAGCCACGAGCGCGGCCACCGTGGAGATATTGAACGTATCGCGTCCATCCCCACCGGTACCGCACATATCGATGGCGTCGCCATCGTCGGTGGTGATCCGGACCGCATGGGCACGCATCGTTCGCGCGAACCCGACGACCTCGGATTCGCTCTCCCCTTTTGCGCGGAGTGCGATGAGCAATCCGGCGATCTGCGCATCCGTAGCGGTGCCGCTCATGATCCTCTCCAGGGCATCCGCTGCCTCGTCGATCGACAGGTCCTGCTTCTCCAGACACTTCTCGATATAGTGCTTCATGACAGCCTCTCCACCCAGTTCCTGAGAATTTGCATGCCCTCTGTGGTCAGGATCGATTCGGGGTGGAATTGCACGCCTTCCACCGGCAACGTCCTGTGACGCACGCCCATGATCACGCCATCCTCGGTCTCCGCGGTGATCTCCAGAGCATCAGGCAGCGAGGAACGCTCGACGACCAACGAATGGTAGCGCGTCGCATCGAAGGGATCCGACACGCCCCGGTACAGCGACGTTCCGTGATGCCGCACGCGCGATGTCCGTCCGTGCATCAGCGACGGCGCGTGGATGACGGATCCGCCGAAGGCGGCGCCGATCGCCTGATGGCCGAGGCAGACGCCGAAGAGCGGGAACGAGGTACTACAGTGGCGGATGACGTCAAGGGTGACGCCGGCATCCTCCGGTCGGCCGGGGCCGGGGGACAACAGGATCCCGTCCGGCGCCAATGTTGTGATCTCGTCGACGGTCACGGCATCGTTGCGGCGCACCAAGAGATCGGTGCGGAAGGTGCCGAGTGCCTGCACGAGATTGAACGTGAAGGAATCATAGTTGTCGATCACGAGGATCATTGTGCACCTTCCTCCTGCCCGTCGGGCGCGGCGAGCCCGCGTGAGGCGAGACGTATCGCCTCCATGAGCACCCGCGCCTTGTTGACCGTTTCGTCGTATTCATTCGACGGCACGGAGTCGGCAACGATCCCCGCGCCCGCCTGCAGCTTCAACGTTTGTCCATGCGCGAACACCGTGCGTATCGCGATACAGGTATCCATCGTGCCGTCCATGCCGAAATACCCCACGGCGCCTGCGTACGCTCCACGCGGAAAGGGTTCGAGGTCAGCGATGATCTCCATCGCACGCACCTTCGGGGCACCCGAGACCGTCCCTGCAGGGAAGCACGATTCAAAGATGCCCACCGCGTCGATGTCCGGACGGATCCGGCCGCGCACTTCCGAAACGATGTGCATCACATGCGAATAGCGGTCCACGCGCTTGAAGACCGGCACTTCCACGGAACCGTACTCGGAGACCCGGCCAACGTCGTTGCGCCCGAGGTCCACAAGCATCACATGCTCGGCAAGTTCCTTGGGATCGGCGAGAAGGTCCAGTTCAAGACGTTTGTCGTCGGCTTCATCCACACCGCGGCGCCGGGTACCGGCGATCGGCAGAAGCTCCACTGTGCCGCCGTGTGCCTGGATGAGCATTTCCGGCGAAGAGCCGGCGAGTTTGGTAGCGCCGAAATCCAGGAAGAAAAGGTACGGGGATGGATTGATGATGCGCAGGGAACGATAGACGGCAAAGAGATCGCCGGTGAACGTACTGCGTGTCCTTCGTGAGAGCACCACCTGAAAGATATCGCCTTCGGTGATGTGTTCTTTCGCACGAAGCACGGCCTGCTCGAACCCCGCGCGGTCCGGTTCACCCGCTCCATCCATCGCACAACTGAACGGCGTGGCCGGTGCGGTCACTCTCCGCAGGCGGAGTTCCAGCGCAGACAGGGCGGCCTTCCCCGATTCGTACTGGTCTTCCAGTGGCGCCGCCGGGTCGATGAAGACATTGTGCATGAGCGTCATGACCTGCCGGTGATGGTCGAACTGCACGACCGAGCCGAACAGGCCGAGGATCGCATCGGGCTCCTCACCCGCTGCGGGCGTGATAGGTATCCGTTCGATGTGCCTGACGCAGTTGTACCCGATGTATCCCACAAGTCCGCCAAGCAGCCCGTGGGGCTCCTGCACCGGTGCGATCCTGTGCGGTGCGAGGATACTGCGGATGACGGAGAACAGCGGGCCCTGCACCTCCTCCGTTCCCCTGGCATCGCGCACGGTCACCGATCCGTTGCGGGCTTCGAGGATCACCCGCGGACGCGTGCCGATGAACGAAAAGCGTCCGATCTTTTCGTTCGGTTCGACGCTCTCCAGGATGAAGGACGGCACCCCCTCTTCACGGAGCGTGAGGTAGGTCAGGACCGGGGTCAAGGTATCCGCCACCAGGGTCCGCACGAGCGGGATCACGGTGTACGAAGCTGCCAGTTGCCTGAATGTTGCGAACGGTATCATGGACCTCCCATAAAAACGAAAAAACCCTTCCTGGCTGTCAGGAAGGGTTGTGCATGGCACAACGATGGAAAAGACACTAACCTCCTGCAGGTTGCGGGCTCATCATCGTGCGCCACCACCAGGACGACAGGTTTGTGCGATATGCGTTGACGGATTTCATGATGGTGCAATATACGTGCAGAGGGGTGTCGTGTCAAGCGAAAAGTGGCAACGCGGTGCTATTGTTCGCCGCCGCGTGTCTGGAGGATCCACTTCGCGATGGTCGCCCCCAGGAGTGCAGGCTGGACGGGCTTGGCAAGATAATCATTCATCCCTGATGCCAGGCACCGTTCGCGGTCGCCTTTCATCGCGTGCGCGGTCATCGCAACGATCGGGATCACGCTGTTCTTCTCACCTGCTTCGCCTTTCCTGATCCGCTCCGTGGCCTCGAACCCATCCATCTCCGGCATCTGGCAGTCCATGAGGATCAGGTCGTAGGGTACGCTCTGGACGGCGTGGATCGCTTCGACACCATTGGCAACCGCATCGGCCCGGTACCCCTGCTTGCGGAGGATCTTGAGCGCAACCATCTGATTGATGTGGTTGTCCTCGACGACAAGGATCGCAGCCTTTCCGCCCGGGGGTGGAGCGACCTCGCTCCCGGCCGGTAGCGTTCCTGCAGCCGTGGTTCCGCCGGGGCCTGCCAGGAGCGACGCGAGGACCTGCTGGAGGCTCGTACGCCGGATGGGCTTGGACAACACCCTGCTGAAGCCTGCCTGGTGGAACAGGTCGGACCTGTCCCGCTGGCCGAGCGATGTCAGGAGTACCAGCGACGTGTCCCGCAGCACGGGATCGTTCTTGATGTGCTCGGCGAGTTCAACGCCATTCATGCGGGGCATGAGCATGTCCAGCAGGGCGATCCTGAACGGCTCCCCCGCTTCGACTGCCGCGCGCATCGCCTGAAGCGCCGATTCGCCGTCCTGTGCCTCGACGACCTTGTACCCCCAGCCGGTAAGCAGCGTATCGATCAGCAGGCGGTTGGTCTCGTTGTCATCGACGGAAAGGACCTTCACCCCCTCGATCGGGGAGACCGGTTCTGGCGTTTGCTCTTGCGAGGAACCGCGCGCCAGCATGACCGTGAACCAGAAGCGTGAGCCCTGATCCGGAGTGCTGCTCACACCGATCTCGCCGCCCATGAGTTCGACGATCTGCCGCGAGATCGCGAGTCCGAGGCCCGTC belongs to Ignavibacteriota bacterium and includes:
- a CDS encoding AMP-binding protein, which codes for MSSFPRSLRRALEQSAQRFGSRPSVALVDGDSMTYDVLWQRAQQVGAFLKGAGIGFGDRVALLSENMPNWVAAYFGITASGAVAVPILPDFHSSDIARILRHAEIKAVFVSRRLLTKIGELAPSETGAIVLLENWQQVIAGETDPDDGTPILDVHAAPSTVYAVPERLPVADDLASIVYTSGTTGHSKGVMLTHGNLLSDVEATMTIVSLDETDRMLSILPLPHTYESTLGMILPIVRGSSVYYMDKPPTAPVLLPALTRVRPTVMLSVPLIIEKIYKAKIQPELMKSALLRKAIGVPVLRKALHRIAGKKLLRTFGGELRLFCIDGAPLAPDVESFLREAKFPYAIGYGLTETAPLIAGTGPERTRLRSTGPALRGTTIRIQDPNPRTGEGEIMVKGPTVMKGYYRDEEKTRQVLSDDGWLSTGDLGVIDADGFIFIKGRSKNMILGPSGKNIYPEEIEAVINEFEHVRESVVYEHQKRLVALVHLDYERLQKALQSLSESDIRQKANALLADLQKEINDRVPLYARIHRIIEQAEPFQKTPTQKIKRHLYIPTALRRDHH
- a CDS encoding tryptophan synthase subunit alpha is translated as MKLQERLSGNATKGRRSLAMFLTAGYPTLDATADLVCALEDGGADIVEIGVPFSDPLADGPVIQKASGTAIANGVTLPWILQLVARIRQRSGVPLVLMGYLNPIMRYGVDRFFVDAAAAGVDGLILPELPLEEWSSYAPAVTSAGLAGILLATPTTPPARVRAIDAASSGFVYCVSTTGVTGGAVAGSALDNVRAVRAHVTRNPMLVGFGISRPEDAVTFARDTDGVIVGSALLRQLESDPSPGGTRVWTAAFRRALDTI
- the trpB gene encoding tryptophan synthase subunit beta; this encodes MPDARGYFGAYGGRYVPETLIPALDELEALYQDARKDPAFTAELRELLTTFAGRPTPITRADRLAAHYGKVKIYLKREDLCHTGAHKINNTIGQILLAKRSGKKRIIAETGAGQHGVATATVAARMGLACDVYMGDEDIERQQLNVRRMEMLGARVVPVHSGTRTLKDATSEAIRDWVTNVRDTFYIIGSVVGPHPYPAIVRDFQSVIGEEAMQQVRAAEGRDPDILLACVGGGSNAIGLFEPFLGTRARMIGVEAAGHGLTSGQHAATLSLGAPGVLHGSLSYLLQDHDGQVQLAHSISAGLDYPGVGPEHSALKDAGRVEYVAVTDQEALAAAKLLSRLEGIIPALESAHALAWLEKLAPRTTGSPLILVNVSGRGDKDMTTYANL
- the aroF gene encoding 3-deoxy-7-phosphoheptulonate synthase, giving the protein MLVLMRQDATPDQVREVMLKIGDLGFRAHEIPGAERTAIGITGNHGAIAADVFTILPGVERAIPVSKPYKLVGREARPESSVIKVGTASIGGPELAVMAGPCSVESREQIVTVARNVKSAGAQFLRGGAFKPRSSPYSFQGMKEEGLVLLREAREKTGLAIVTEVKDTGTLPAVAEVADVLQIGARNMSNFSLLEAVGELRIPVLLKRGIAATIEELLMAAEYIASRGNLQIILCERGIRTFETATRNTLDLNAIPVLKRLTHLPVIVDPSHGVGIWEAVPAMSMAAIAAGADGLMIEVHPDPAAALSDGAQSLKPSRFAALMDDIRRLAPVVGRTLNEGSTT
- a CDS encoding phosphoribosylanthranilate isomerase, whose translation is MRVKICGITRRDDALCALDAGADMLGFIFVPSSKRCISPDAVADIVRSIPNDIVTVGVFVNAPRAAILDAIRRSGVKAVQLHGEESPAETEGLPVRVLKAHRVGPDFDPASVGTYRVDAHVLDTFVAGVHGGTGQVFDWSIARAAAGHGPVILGGGLSPANVAEAIRQARPMGVDVSSGVEVAPGIKDHEKVRAFVHAALKALAWDRSREAQGR
- the trpC gene encoding indole-3-glycerol phosphate synthase TrpC, which produces MSTYLDAILRRTQEDLDARKQRAPLAALMDMPGYHVPRRPFELALRQRSPAVIAEIKAASPSRGVIRADMDVPAIARSYVAAGAAALSVLTDVPFFQGHLDYMALARAGHAVPVLRKDFILDPYQLHEARAYQADAVLLIVAALDRILLNELKALADELGLGVLVEVHNEEEVGALEGGRFPVVGINNRDLATFATDMQTSVRLRGLIGSDVVCVSESGIQSAADIRMLRSHNIDAFLIGEGFMRAPDPGEALRDVLAGVRA
- the trpD gene encoding anthranilate phosphoribosyltransferase, which codes for MKHYIEKCLEKQDLSIDEAADALERIMSGTATDAQIAGLLIALRAKGESESEVVGFARTMRAHAVRITTDDGDAIDMCGTGGDGRDTFNISTVAALVAAGAGVTVAKHGNRSVSSRSGSADVLAALGVKTQLAPDRVEACVNTVGIGFLFAPLFHPAMKFAAKARQELGVRTIFNMLGPITNPASVRRQVLGTYHHDVARRLAGALHVLDTDKACVIHSDDGMDEVSLARPTSVHEVGGDRPVRRYIVEASDFGLATAPHDAVKGGDPETNARIALSILQAEPVPGRDIVLANAGMGIFVAGKAADLTAGTRLAAEAIDSGRALATLKALVEFTNRA
- a CDS encoding aminodeoxychorismate/anthranilate synthase component II gives rise to the protein MILVIDNYDSFTFNLVQALGTFRTDLLVRRNDAVTVDEITTLAPDGILLSPGPGRPEDAGVTLDVIRHCSTSFPLFGVCLGHQAIGAAFGGSVIHAPSLMHGRTSRVRHHGTSLYRGVSDPFDATRYHSLVVERSSLPDALEITAETEDGVIMGVRHRTLPVEGVQFHPESILTTEGMQILRNWVERLS
- a CDS encoding chorismate-binding protein, which produces MIPFATFRQLAASYTVIPLVRTLVADTLTPVLTYLTLREEGVPSFILESVEPNEKIGRFSFIGTRPRVILEARNGSVTVRDARGTEEVQGPLFSVIRSILAPHRIAPVQEPHGLLGGLVGYIGYNCVRHIERIPITPAAGEEPDAILGLFGSVVQFDHHRQVMTLMHNVFIDPAAPLEDQYESGKAALSALELRLRRVTAPATPFSCAMDGAGEPDRAGFEQAVLRAKEHITEGDIFQVVLSRRTRSTFTGDLFAVYRSLRIINPSPYLFFLDFGATKLAGSSPEMLIQAHGGTVELLPIAGTRRRGVDEADDKRLELDLLADPKELAEHVMLVDLGRNDVGRVSEYGSVEVPVFKRVDRYSHVMHIVSEVRGRIRPDIDAVGIFESCFPAGTVSGAPKVRAMEIIADLEPFPRGAYAGAVGYFGMDGTMDTCIAIRTVFAHGQTLKLQAGAGIVADSVPSNEYDETVNKARVLMEAIRLASRGLAAPDGQEEGAQ